A window of the Haloarcula litorea genome harbors these coding sequences:
- a CDS encoding J domain-containing protein produces the protein MQAAGTVPEWLLLGVVIGVAGSLLVAVVFLVTARLFPAEQRARRARTVGDGGEERRRGELREYLRAIEEPFAENHFVEGQHVAFYLPKRDVAITFDAQAYYRIERSGTTPVLVEHEMPGVHLGARLPFETPEVSLGPDPEPVNPAVQAFDELGLPRSASRAEVKSAYRERVKEVHPDHGGDEEAFRRVREAYTLAKQHAS, from the coding sequence GTGCAGGCAGCCGGTACGGTCCCAGAGTGGCTCCTCCTCGGCGTGGTAATCGGTGTCGCCGGGAGTCTGCTCGTCGCCGTCGTGTTCCTCGTGACCGCCCGCCTGTTCCCCGCCGAGCAGCGGGCCCGGCGTGCGCGGACGGTCGGCGACGGCGGCGAGGAGCGCCGCCGCGGCGAACTCAGGGAGTACCTCAGGGCGATCGAGGAACCGTTCGCGGAGAACCACTTCGTCGAGGGGCAACACGTCGCTTTCTACCTCCCCAAGCGGGACGTGGCGATCACGTTCGACGCCCAGGCGTACTACCGGATCGAGCGCTCGGGGACGACGCCGGTCCTGGTCGAACACGAGATGCCGGGGGTCCACCTCGGCGCGCGGCTCCCGTTCGAGACGCCGGAGGTGTCGCTCGGTCCCGACCCGGAACCGGTCAACCCCGCCGTCCAGGCGTTCGACGAACTCGGGCTCCCGCGCTCGGCCTCGCGGGCCGAGGTGAAGTCGGCCTACCGCGAGCGGGTCAAGGAGGTCCACCCGGACCACGGCGGCGACGAGGAGGCGTTCCGCCGGGTCCGGGAGGCGTACACGCTGGCCAAACAACACGCCTCGTAG
- a CDS encoding translation initiation factor IF-2 subunit alpha gives MKYSGWPEPSELVVGKVDEIEDFGVFVDLEEYEGKRGLCHISEVASGWIKNVRDHVNEGQTVVAKVLDVDESAQQIDLSIKDVNDHQRKEKIQEWKNEQKADNWMELAFGEDIDDETYGAIANALLAEFGSLYDGFEAAAIHGEEALEDTDLDDDEIEAIVETARSNVSVPYVNVTGYVDLTCPESDGVDIIKEALQAAEGDGDVPDEIELEVTYVGSPEYRIQVRAPDYKTAEGELEESADRARAVVEDHGGTAHFHRDRNEDDE, from the coding sequence ATGAAGTACAGCGGCTGGCCCGAACCGAGCGAACTCGTCGTCGGCAAAGTCGACGAGATCGAGGACTTCGGCGTGTTCGTCGACCTCGAGGAGTACGAGGGCAAGCGTGGCCTCTGTCACATCTCCGAGGTCGCCAGCGGCTGGATCAAGAACGTCCGCGACCACGTCAACGAGGGCCAGACGGTCGTCGCCAAGGTGCTCGACGTCGACGAGAGCGCCCAGCAGATCGACCTCTCGATCAAGGACGTCAACGACCACCAGCGCAAGGAGAAGATCCAGGAGTGGAAAAACGAGCAGAAGGCCGACAACTGGATGGAACTGGCCTTCGGCGAGGACATCGACGACGAGACCTACGGTGCCATCGCCAACGCCCTGCTCGCGGAGTTCGGCTCGCTGTACGACGGCTTCGAGGCCGCGGCCATCCACGGCGAGGAGGCACTCGAAGACACGGACCTCGACGACGACGAGATCGAGGCCATCGTCGAGACGGCCCGTTCGAACGTCTCGGTGCCCTACGTCAACGTCACGGGCTACGTCGACCTGACCTGTCCCGAGAGCGACGGCGTCGACATCATCAAGGAGGCCCTGCAGGCCGCCGAGGGCGACGGCGACGTGCCCGACGAGATCGAGCTCGAGGTCACCTACGTCGGCTCGCCCGAGTACCGCATCCAGGTCCGCGCGCCCGACTACAAGACCGCGGAGGGCGAACTCGAAGAGAGCGCCGACCGCGCCCGCGCGGTCGTCGAGGACCACGGCGGCACCGCCCACTTCCACCGCGACCGCAACGAAGACGACGAGTAG
- a CDS encoding RNA-protein complex protein Nop10: protein MKSDILVCSDWEAEHDRPVYTLSDACPRCGADAVNSAPAPFDPTDPHGEYRRSLKRRRRE from the coding sequence GTGAAGTCGGACATCCTGGTCTGTTCGGACTGGGAGGCCGAACACGACCGCCCCGTCTACACGCTCTCCGACGCCTGTCCTCGCTGTGGGGCCGACGCCGTCAACAGCGCCCCCGCGCCGTTCGACCCGACCGACCCCCACGGCGAGTATCGACGTTCACTTAAGCGCCGACGCCGCGAATAG
- a CDS encoding proteasome assembly chaperone family protein has product MDEYDIDAIADPELDEPVLVEGLPGVGHVGKLAAEHLLEELDSELVRRVYSTHFPPQVTVDEGRTELACAEFHAVTPEDGRDMLVLSGDHQAQDSEGHYGLTDAFLDVAADFGVGEVFALGGVPTGELIEEYDVLGASTTDETVAVLEDAGVEFRDDEPAGGIVGVSGLLLGLGERRGFDAACLMGETSGYLVDPKSAQAVLEVLETVVGFEVDFESLEERADEMEEVVRKIQEMEQQNGPAPSDEDLRYIG; this is encoded by the coding sequence ATGGACGAATACGACATCGACGCTATCGCCGACCCGGAGCTCGACGAGCCGGTGCTGGTCGAGGGGCTCCCCGGCGTCGGCCACGTCGGAAAGCTCGCCGCCGAGCACCTGCTGGAGGAGCTCGACAGCGAACTCGTCCGCCGGGTGTACTCGACGCACTTCCCGCCGCAGGTGACCGTCGACGAGGGCCGGACGGAACTGGCCTGTGCGGAGTTCCACGCCGTCACGCCCGAGGACGGGCGGGATATGCTCGTCCTCTCGGGCGACCACCAGGCACAGGACAGCGAGGGTCACTACGGGCTGACCGACGCGTTCCTCGACGTGGCGGCCGACTTCGGCGTCGGGGAAGTGTTCGCGCTCGGCGGGGTCCCCACCGGCGAACTCATCGAGGAGTACGACGTGCTGGGTGCCTCGACCACCGACGAGACGGTCGCGGTCTTAGAGGACGCCGGCGTGGAGTTCCGCGACGACGAGCCGGCCGGCGGGATCGTCGGCGTCTCCGGCCTGCTGCTCGGTCTCGGTGAACGCCGCGGGTTCGACGCCGCCTGCCTGATGGGCGAGACCTCGGGCTACCTCGTCGACCCTAAGAGCGCACAGGCGGTTCTGGAGGTACTGGAGACGGTCGTCGGCTTCGAGGTCGACTTCGAGTCCCTGGAGGAGCGGGCCGACGAGATGGAGGAGGTCGTCCGGAAGATCCAGGAGATGGAACAGCAGAACGGGCCGGCCCCCTCCGACGAGGACCTGCGCTACATCGGGTAG
- a CDS encoding threonine synthase, producing the protein METTPALRGLRCTACGESADPDATRCPDCGGVLAPDYDPDAVASLDEVRPFPEDVAVSIETGGTPRVSVPSLAAELGVDRIAVADEGRNPTGSLADRVLAPAVTAAVQQGAERIGTPSTGNGAQAAAALAARAGIESKGFVPSRCPFVNKAMVNVHGGDMRVVEGRYDDAVAAFADSDESFTGVAPGHPFRVAGGMALAVELLADRVPDAVVHPASHGEVLVGLERGFTLAAEAGLVESVPRIYAVQPDSAAPIADAVRSGASTPAAVDHPDTIVGPLEVPEPAAGAAAIAAVRATDGTGATVDDDDVLQGAVDGCEMGPEVGATGGTAVAGGRALAAAGALGAGDDVVLVNPVAGSKEGDLLRSHLMSQGL; encoded by the coding sequence ATGGAGACGACCCCGGCGCTTCGCGGCCTCCGGTGTACCGCGTGTGGCGAGTCCGCCGATCCCGACGCGACCCGCTGTCCCGACTGTGGCGGCGTCCTCGCGCCCGACTACGACCCCGACGCCGTCGCGTCGCTCGACGAGGTCCGCCCGTTCCCGGAAGACGTCGCGGTGAGCATCGAGACCGGCGGGACGCCCCGCGTGTCGGTCCCGTCGCTGGCCGCGGAACTCGGCGTGGACAGGATCGCGGTCGCCGACGAGGGCCGCAATCCGACCGGCTCGCTGGCCGACCGGGTGCTCGCGCCGGCCGTCACCGCCGCCGTCCAGCAGGGGGCCGAGCGGATCGGAACCCCCTCGACTGGCAACGGCGCGCAGGCCGCCGCGGCGCTGGCCGCCCGGGCGGGGATCGAGTCCAAGGGGTTCGTCCCCTCCCGGTGTCCGTTCGTCAACAAGGCGATGGTGAACGTCCACGGCGGCGATATGCGGGTCGTCGAGGGGCGCTACGACGACGCCGTCGCCGCGTTCGCCGACAGCGACGAGTCGTTCACCGGCGTCGCGCCCGGCCACCCGTTCCGCGTCGCCGGCGGGATGGCCCTCGCGGTCGAACTGCTCGCCGATCGCGTGCCCGACGCCGTCGTCCACCCGGCGAGCCACGGCGAGGTCCTCGTCGGCCTCGAACGCGGCTTCACCCTCGCCGCCGAGGCCGGCCTCGTCGAATCCGTACCCCGGATCTACGCCGTCCAGCCCGACAGCGCCGCACCCATCGCCGACGCCGTCCGGTCGGGCGCGTCGACGCCCGCCGCCGTCGACCACCCGGACACCATCGTCGGGCCGCTGGAGGTGCCCGAGCCCGCGGCCGGCGCGGCCGCGATCGCGGCCGTCCGCGCCACCGATGGCACCGGAGCGACCGTCGACGACGACGACGTCCTCCAGGGAGCCGTCGACGGCTGCGAGATGGGGCCGGAGGTCGGCGCGACCGGTGGCACCGCCGTCGCCGGCGGGCGCGCGCTCGCCGCGGCCGGGGCGCTCGGGGCCGGCGACGACGTCGTCCTGGTCAATCCCGTCGCCGGCAGCAAGGAGGGGGACCTCCTCCGGTCGCACCTGATGAGCCAGGGGCTCTGA
- a CDS encoding NAD(P)/FAD-dependent oxidoreductase, producing MTDAVVVGGGLAGLVAARHLAESGRDVTVFEASDRVGGRVRTVHEDGYTFDRGFQVLFSSYPAVERELDVEALDPRPFTPGATIARPNHRSVVADPFRSPTALPQTALNRDLTLGDKLRVVKLQRDLARVDPATLLDRGGSTIADYLADYGFSRKFVERFAAPFYGGITLDRDLGTDSGVFEYTFKMLSDGEIFVPARGMQAMPEQLADRAVEAGASIETGREVTAVDADGGAVAVEVDGETVTADGAVVATDPATAQALTGVAAIPTETLGCVTQYFALPTKKAPSMGTRIVLNAADDRPNTVAPMSAVAPEYAPEGMELYSATFLGVPDDDDALAADVREALGSWYPAGGFSDLELLRTDRVPLAQFAQPPGFRADLPDPAAPEGPVVLAGDYTRWSSIQGALESGRVAAELLG from the coding sequence ATGACAGACGCCGTGGTCGTCGGTGGCGGCCTCGCGGGACTCGTGGCGGCCCGCCACCTCGCCGAGTCGGGACGGGACGTGACCGTGTTCGAGGCCAGCGACCGGGTGGGTGGTCGGGTCCGGACGGTCCACGAGGACGGGTACACCTTCGACCGGGGGTTCCAGGTGCTGTTCTCGTCGTACCCGGCGGTCGAGCGCGAACTCGACGTCGAGGCGCTCGACCCCCGTCCGTTCACGCCCGGCGCGACCATCGCCCGGCCGAACCACCGCTCGGTGGTCGCCGATCCGTTCCGGTCGCCGACCGCGCTCCCGCAGACGGCGCTGAACCGCGACCTGACGCTGGGCGACAAGCTGCGGGTCGTCAAGCTCCAGCGCGACCTCGCCCGCGTCGACCCGGCGACGCTGCTGGACCGCGGCGGCTCGACGATCGCCGACTACCTCGCCGACTACGGCTTCTCCCGGAAGTTCGTCGAGCGCTTCGCCGCGCCGTTCTACGGCGGCATCACCCTCGACCGGGACCTGGGGACCGACAGCGGCGTCTTCGAGTACACGTTCAAGATGCTCAGCGACGGGGAGATATTCGTCCCCGCGAGGGGGATGCAGGCGATGCCAGAGCAGCTGGCCGACCGCGCCGTCGAGGCCGGTGCGAGCATCGAGACGGGCCGCGAGGTGACGGCCGTCGACGCCGACGGCGGCGCGGTCGCGGTAGAGGTCGACGGCGAGACCGTGACCGCGGACGGTGCCGTCGTCGCGACCGATCCGGCGACCGCGCAGGCGCTCACCGGCGTCGCGGCGATCCCCACCGAGACGCTGGGTTGTGTCACCCAGTACTTCGCGCTCCCGACGAAGAAGGCCCCCTCGATGGGTACGCGGATCGTGCTCAACGCGGCGGACGACCGGCCGAACACCGTCGCGCCGATGTCCGCCGTCGCCCCGGAGTACGCGCCCGAGGGGATGGAGCTGTACAGCGCGACGTTCCTCGGGGTCCCCGACGACGACGACGCCCTCGCCGCCGACGTACGCGAGGCACTGGGGTCGTGGTACCCTGCCGGGGGGTTCTCGGACCTCGAACTGCTCCGGACCGACCGGGTACCGCTCGCCCAGTTCGCCCAGCCGCCGGGGTTCCGCGCCGACCTCCCCGACCCGGCGGCACCCGAGGGACCGGTCGTGCTGGCGGGTGACTACACCCGGTGGTCCTCGATCCAGGGCGCGCTGGAGAGCGGTCGTGTCGCGGCAGAACTGCTCGGGTAG
- a CDS encoding MarR family transcriptional regulator: MVDLLENKRAATRFRILVEIAERQPAVSQGEIAEAVGVTSQAVSEYIRELVDEGLVEKEGRSRYRVTKEGVDWVFQSATDMRRFVERVTDDVLGSVQEDAAIAEADLDEGETVTLSLRDGLLHARPGTSGATGVTTTSAADGEVVGVTGFEGVIDLDPGHVSVLQVPAVRSGPVEDTAAIADACEGVPIVTAAGVEAVVALRDAGVDPTTHFAPGEVAADAASRGLDAVVVATQDAIGRVTDALRDANVGYDVTQ; the protein is encoded by the coding sequence ATGGTCGACCTCCTCGAGAACAAGCGGGCCGCGACGCGCTTTCGCATCCTCGTGGAGATCGCGGAGCGCCAGCCCGCGGTCAGCCAGGGGGAGATAGCGGAGGCCGTCGGCGTGACGAGTCAGGCGGTCAGCGAGTACATCCGGGAGCTGGTCGACGAGGGCCTCGTCGAGAAGGAGGGGCGGTCCCGGTACCGCGTGACCAAGGAGGGCGTCGACTGGGTGTTCCAGTCGGCGACGGATATGCGTCGCTTCGTCGAACGCGTCACCGACGACGTGCTCGGCAGCGTCCAGGAGGACGCGGCCATCGCCGAGGCCGACCTCGACGAGGGCGAGACCGTCACGCTGTCGCTCAGGGACGGGCTCCTCCACGCCAGGCCCGGGACCTCCGGCGCGACGGGCGTGACGACGACGAGCGCGGCCGACGGCGAGGTGGTCGGCGTCACCGGCTTCGAGGGCGTCATCGACCTCGACCCCGGCCACGTCAGCGTGTTGCAGGTCCCGGCGGTCCGGTCGGGTCCCGTGGAGGACACGGCGGCCATCGCCGACGCCTGCGAGGGCGTCCCCATCGTCACGGCCGCCGGCGTCGAGGCCGTCGTGGCCCTCCGAGACGCGGGCGTCGACCCGACGACGCACTTCGCGCCCGGGGAGGTCGCGGCCGACGCCGCGTCGCGGGGGCTCGACGCCGTCGTGGTCGCCACGCAGGACGCCATCGGCCGCGTCACCGACGCCCTGCGGGACGCGAACGTCGGCTACGACGTGACGCAGTGA
- a CDS encoding thiolase family protein, with product MTDVVLVDGARTAHGKLLGALADRSAVDLGRAAVEGLLDRTGVTTDLVDWVCLGEAVQAGVGQVPARQVVVESPLPDDCPATTVNEASGSGLRAITSAVDRVEAGRASVCLAGGMESMSNAPYLVRELREGRRHGDVTLVDAMIHDSLWDGQYDAHMGTLTERIAERFDVSREAQDEYAARSNRRAAEAVATGAFDREIVPVEASVASKTQRADGEAVDGDGLVTEDEGPRPDTTVQDLATLPPAFVEGGTITAGNASKLSDGAGGVVVADAETVDEAGVGPMAHVEDYAVAYRDPAEFSLAVCDAVSDLLERNDLAVADVDYFELNEAFAAQMVYVADELGIPPEKHNPLGGAVALGHPIGASGGILTTTLLYAMERADHDRGVVGMSVGGGGAMAMSVVR from the coding sequence ATGACCGACGTGGTCCTGGTCGACGGCGCGCGCACCGCACACGGCAAGCTCCTCGGCGCACTCGCGGACCGCTCGGCGGTCGACCTCGGCCGCGCGGCCGTCGAGGGGCTGCTCGACAGGACCGGCGTCACCACCGATCTCGTCGACTGGGTGTGTCTCGGCGAGGCCGTCCAGGCCGGCGTCGGACAGGTGCCGGCCCGACAGGTCGTCGTCGAGTCGCCGCTGCCCGACGACTGTCCCGCGACGACGGTCAACGAGGCCTCGGGCTCGGGCCTCCGCGCGATCACGAGCGCCGTCGACCGCGTCGAGGCCGGCCGGGCGTCGGTCTGTCTCGCCGGCGGGATGGAGTCGATGTCGAACGCGCCGTACCTCGTGCGGGAGCTGCGGGAGGGCCGCCGGCACGGCGACGTGACGCTCGTCGACGCGATGATCCACGACTCGCTGTGGGACGGCCAGTACGACGCCCACATGGGGACGCTGACCGAGCGCATCGCAGAGCGCTTCGACGTCTCCCGGGAGGCCCAGGACGAGTACGCGGCGCGGAGCAACCGCCGGGCCGCCGAGGCCGTCGCGACGGGGGCGTTCGACCGCGAGATCGTCCCCGTCGAGGCCAGCGTTGCGTCGAAGACGCAACGAGCGGACGGCGAAGCCGTCGACGGCGACGGCCTCGTCACCGAGGACGAGGGGCCACGCCCCGACACCACCGTCCAGGACCTCGCCACGCTCCCGCCGGCGTTCGTGGAGGGTGGCACCATCACGGCTGGCAACGCCTCGAAGCTCTCCGACGGTGCGGGCGGGGTCGTCGTCGCCGACGCCGAGACGGTCGACGAGGCGGGGGTGGGGCCGATGGCCCACGTCGAGGACTACGCCGTCGCCTACCGGGACCCCGCGGAGTTCTCGCTCGCGGTCTGTGACGCCGTCTCGGACCTGTTGGAGCGCAACGACCTCGCAGTCGCCGACGTCGACTACTTCGAACTGAACGAGGCCTTCGCCGCCCAGATGGTGTACGTCGCCGACGAACTGGGGATCCCGCCCGAGAAGCACAATCCGCTGGGCGGCGCGGTCGCGCTCGGGCATCCGATCGGGGCCAGCGGCGGCATCCTCACGACGACGCTGCTGTACGCGATGGAGCGGGCGGATCACGACAGGGGCGTGGTGGGGATGAGCGTCGGCGGC
- a CDS encoding DUF6653 family protein gives MATSPRPDPDGSALDRYFWARHANPKSGWTRAATMPLLMACIYRRDWRGLALVLAFVVANPFLFAPPESDADWMTKGVYGERLWTAGDYDRWGYPEVLNYGNAAAGLYALFAAVRRRPAETALATTLSMALKFWFVAEMVHLYERERDAEQSGE, from the coding sequence ATGGCGACCAGTCCCCGCCCCGACCCCGACGGCTCCGCCCTCGACCGCTACTTCTGGGCCCGCCACGCCAACCCCAAGAGCGGGTGGACCCGTGCCGCGACGATGCCGCTGCTGATGGCCTGCATCTACCGGCGGGACTGGCGCGGGCTCGCGCTCGTTCTCGCCTTCGTCGTCGCCAATCCCTTCCTCTTCGCGCCGCCCGAGAGCGACGCGGACTGGATGACGAAAGGCGTCTACGGCGAGCGCCTCTGGACGGCCGGGGACTACGACCGGTGGGGCTACCCCGAGGTGCTGAACTACGGCAACGCGGCCGCCGGCCTGTACGCTCTGTTCGCCGCCGTCCGACGCCGCCCCGCGGAGACCGCGCTGGCGACGACGCTGTCGATGGCGCTGAAGTTCTGGTTCGTCGCGGAGATGGTCCACCTGTACGAGCGGGAGCGAGACGCCGAGCAAAGCGGTGAGTAG
- a CDS encoding metallophosphoesterase, with translation MDPTYDDRALVLGDTLVVADLHVGRGTGGNLAFPVGSGTDVVERFRDLVERHDPDEAVVAGDLLHSFRTVPRTVEDTVAGLRSVCRDAGARPLVTPGNHDTMLDSVWDGPTAAEHRVGDTLVLHGHEPPEEEADRYVVGHDHPTIDIEGQRRPCYLVGRDQYRGGDVVMLPSFNRLNAGVEVNRMSAADFQSPLVTDADRLEPVVWDEDARETVSFPQLGEFRRML, from the coding sequence ATGGACCCGACCTACGACGACCGGGCGCTCGTCCTCGGGGACACCCTCGTCGTCGCGGACCTCCACGTCGGCCGCGGCACCGGCGGGAACCTCGCGTTCCCGGTCGGTTCCGGGACGGACGTGGTCGAGCGGTTCCGGGACCTCGTCGAACGCCACGACCCCGACGAGGCGGTCGTCGCCGGCGATCTCCTGCACTCCTTCCGGACGGTGCCACGGACCGTCGAGGACACCGTCGCCGGCCTGCGGTCGGTCTGCCGGGACGCCGGCGCTCGCCCGCTCGTCACGCCGGGCAACCACGACACGATGCTCGATTCGGTGTGGGACGGACCGACCGCGGCCGAGCACCGAGTCGGCGACACCCTCGTCCTCCACGGCCACGAGCCGCCCGAGGAAGAGGCCGACCGCTACGTCGTCGGTCACGACCACCCGACCATCGACATCGAGGGACAGCGCCGACCCTGCTATCTCGTCGGCCGCGACCAGTACCGCGGCGGCGACGTCGTGATGCTGCCGTCGTTCAACCGCCTGAACGCCGGCGTCGAGGTCAACCGGATGTCGGCGGCGGACTTCCAGTCGCCGCTGGTCACGGACGCCGATCGCCTCGAACCCGTCGTCTGGGACGAGGACGCACGCGAGACGGTCTCGTTCCCGCAGCTCGGTGAGTTCCGGCGGATGTTGTGA